A region from the Mercenaria mercenaria strain notata chromosome 7, MADL_Memer_1, whole genome shotgun sequence genome encodes:
- the LOC123553489 gene encoding uncharacterized protein LOC123553489, with protein sequence MPLTGAERNRLYRQKLREDPERYAEYLRKERQRYAKRKESGEIKTIDELSARGQRVQRKRWRHRKRRERSRKQNPVQESTSELTPPPTPSPFPIVMRDSENRRNVGRKKVKRERAKAYRKISQLENELRMQKRVNERLRKRLYRAKKNSSEATPIKKTKSMLSGQRVDRNTKRFLLFHNVLVDSLKKRYKQMKNEKQKQLFAKVVISNTLKKYRLQNMAKEALEMSNRRLCYKDKEFIYTQRIQKNKLIKVMSDRVSNFLTRDDNSRIKAGKKATCTKKKEKRQIRLLTDTLKNLYLKFVSENVDRPMSYSMFCRLRPFYVRFPRASDRETCLCKRHENLKFKADKLKDLNVLNNRDLMEIAKDIVCSTSNKECMYRTCKHCKGAKIRFQTDHIDTGDFVNYCEWKTQRIHANSDESGDKVKTVTVKAKEKATIENLMEELESEMNKCCAHFFNIQHQYRSVTELKKRLTEKDVLIHIDFSENYTCKYESEVQSCHFGASQRQISLHTGVIYTKDETVPFCSMSDCLKHNPAGIWGHLKPVLEHVKENIPTVKHLYFLSDGPSTQYKNKENFFLLSTYPFEMHFSAVNWSYTEAGHGKGAPDGVGATVKREADRLVSHGHDIIDADTLYQKLTDGMIGLKLFLVKERDISLVEDSIKAHKLRTIPGTMKIHQIFSASPQTVSFRDVSCFCKVPHPCQCFSPQTSTISSAGENLRSEQAQCQDISSFPDEGTVEFKGILDIDRKHIGQYCVVSYDGQPYPGIIQDVDSTDIEVNVMHSVGENRFFWPRSDDVLWYDCENFITLISPPRKVTRHFEIQKDMWKKIKGYLNL encoded by the exons ATGCCATTGACCGGAGCTGAACGCAATCGTTTGTACAGACAGAAACTTAGAGAGGACCCTGAACGTTATGCCGAATATTTACGAAAAGAGAGACAGAGATATGCAAAGCGTAAAGAGAGTGGTGAAATAAAAACGATCGACGAGCTTTCTGCAAGAGGTCAGCGAGTGCAAAGAAAAAGATGGCGACACCGGAAAAGGAGAGAAAGGTCACGAAAACAAAATCCCGTACAAGAGTCGACATCAGAACTAACACCTCCTCCAACACCGTCCCCATTCCCTATAGTTATGAGAGATTCTGAAAACCGCAGAAATGTAGGCCGAAAGAAAGTTAAAAGGGAACGGGCTAAAGCCTATAGGAAGATCTCACAGCTTGAAAATGAACTTAGAATGCAGAAACGTGTGAATGAAAGACTACGAAAGAGGCTGTATCGTGCTAAGAAAAACAGTAGTGAAGCCACGCCCATCAAGAAAACTAAGAGCATGCTTTCTGGACAGAGAGTTGATAGAAATACGAAGAGGTTCCTGTTGTTCCATAATGTGCTAGTTGATAGTTTAAAAAAACGTTATAAACAGATGAAAAATGAAAAGCAAAAACAACTTTTTGCTAAAGTTGTTATAAGTAACACGCTGAAAAAGTACCGCCTACAAAATATGGCAAAAGAGGCTTTGGAAATGAGTAACAGGCGTTTATGCTACAAAGACAAAGAGTTCATATACACACAAAGGATACAAAAGAACAAACTGATTAAGGTTATGTCTGACAGGGTGTCTAACTTCCTCACCAGAGATGATAACAGCAGAATAAAAGCAGGGAAAAAGGCCAcctgtacaaaaaagaaagagAAACGCCAAATCAGATTACTAACAGACACGTTGAAAAATCTGTATCTTAAGTTTGTGTCAGAAAATGTTGATCGACCAATGTCTTATTCCATGTTTTGCAGGTTACGTCCGTTTTACGTTCGATTTCCTAGAGCTTCGGACCGAGAAACTTGCCTATGCAAGCGTcatgaaaatctgaaatttaaagCTGATAAACTGAAAGACCTGAATGTGTTGAACAACCGTGATTTGATGGAAATTGCCAAAGATATTGTTTGTAGCACAAGTAATAAAGAATGCATGTACCGGACATGTAAACATTGCAAAGGTGCTAAAATAAGATTTCAGACAGATCATATTGATACTGGAGACTTTGTTAACTATTGTGAGTGGAAGACACAACGTATACATGCAAATTCAGATGAGAGTGGTGACAAAGTTAAGACTGTAACAGTTAAAGCCAAAGAGAAGGCAACAATTGAAAATTTAATGGAAGAATTGGAGTCGGAAATGAACAAGTGCTGTGCTCACTTCTTTAATATACAACACCAATATAGATCTGTTACAGAGCTGAAGAAGAGGCTGACAGAAAAGGATGTACTGATACATATAGATTTTTCCGAAAACTACACATGTAAATACGAGTCAGAAGTCCAATCATGTCACTTTGGAGCCTCTCAGCGCCAAATTTCCCTCCATACCGGTGTCATATACACAAAAGATGAAACGGTACCCTTCTGCTCAATGAGCGATTGTCTAAAGCATAACCCTGCAGGTATATGGGGACATCTTAAACCAGTTTTGGAACATGTGAAGGAGAATATTCCAACTGTAAAGCATCTGTACTTCTTGAGCGACGGGCCATCCACCCagtacaaaaataaagaaaactttttCCTCTTGTCTACTTACCCATTTGAAATGCATTTTTCAGCTGTTAACTGGAGCTACACGGAGGCAGGCCACGGGAAAGGGGCGCCAGATGGCGTCGGTGCGACGGTGAAACGGGAGGCAGACAGACTGGTTTCTCACGGTCATGATATTATTGATGCAGACACATTGTATCAGAAACTTACTGATGGCATGATTGGCCTTAAGTTATTTCTTGTGAAGGAAAGAGATATTAGCCTTGTGGAAGACAGTATCAAGGCACATAAACTGAGAACCATTCCAGGAACGATGAAAATACACCAG ATCTTCTCAGCAAGCCCCCAGACTGTATCGTTTCGTGACGTCAGCTGTTTCTGCAAAGTGCCACATCCCTGCCAATGTTTCTCGCCACAAACATCAACCATCTCTTCTGCAGGAGAAAACCTTCGCTCGGAGCAGGCGCAGTGCCAAGATATCTCGTCATTTCCCGATGAGGGGACAGTGgaatttaaag ggATACTTGATATTGACAGGAAGCACATTGGTCAGTATTGTGTGGTGTCATATGATGGCCAGCCATACCCTGGAATCATTCAAGATGTTGACTCAACGGACATTGAAGTAAATGTGATGCATTCCGTCGGCGAGAATCGCTTTTTCTGGCCACGCAGTGATGACGTTCTGTGGTACGACTGTGAAAATTTCATAACCTTGATATCACCACCGAGAAAGGTGACTCGGCACTTTGAAATTCAGAAAGATATGTGGAAGAAAATTAAAGGCTATCTGAACTTATGA